In the Chloroflexota bacterium genome, TCAGGATTCTCGATGTCCTGATCCCATTGGGTTGGGTTCAGGTAGATGTATTCGCGGATGGCATCCCATTCGCGTTCATTGCGGATAATGTGTTCGTAATAATTGCGTTGCCAGACGACAGCGCCGGGGGTACAGCGCCATTCATTGATGCGTTTGGTAGCAGCGGATTTAAATGAGCGCACGATAGTTGCCAATGAACCCGACAATGGCCTACCAAATCGTTCCATCGTAGGGGCACGGCATGCCGTGCCCCTACGATAATCCGCGCGGTCGAGGATGACGATGATCCCGTGTATGTGGTTGGGCATGACCACGTATTCGTCCAATTCCACGTCGCGAAAATGTACTGGTATGGCGT is a window encoding:
- a CDS encoding transposase translates to MMCNPAEHRRRSIRLRGYDYSQAGAYFVTICTQNRECLFGTIADGKMVLNPLGEIAAVCWNAIPVHFRDVELDEYVVMPNHIHGIIVILDRADYRRGTACRAPTMERFGRPLSGSLATIVRSFKSAATKRINEWRCTPGAVVWQRNYYEHIIRNEREWDAIREYIYLNPTQWDQDIENPERKT